The following coding sequences are from one Zalophus californianus isolate mZalCal1 chromosome 5, mZalCal1.pri.v2, whole genome shotgun sequence window:
- the LOC113929189 gene encoding UPF0184 protein C9orf16-like, whose product MFKMRKVLVTKDVVVNQTRTVPQSLMTTADRCPEPALSGPKDLGMTVEVGAHSEDDGFEEEEHAAINSTLGQTNSWLEHLEKNDHHHAHLQELLESDRQTPLEFQFEEALRDASPRLLEPPTSSNPASLG is encoded by the exons ATGTTCAAAATGAGAAAGGTCTTGGTCACCAAGGATGTGGTGGTGAACCAGACCAGGACAGTCCCCCAGTCTCTGATGACGACAGCTGACAG GTGCCCTGAGCCAGCACTGTCGGGTCCCAAGGACCTGGGCATGACAGTGGAGGTGGGTGCACATAGCGAGGATGATGGCTTCGAGGAGGAAGAACATGCTGCCATTAACTCCACGTTGGGCCAGACCAACTCCTGGCTGGAGCACCTGGAGAAGAACGACCACCACCACGCCCACCTCCAGGAGCTGCTTGAGTCTGACCGGCAGACACCCCTTGAGTTCCAGTTCGAGGAGGCCCTTAGGGATGCCAGTCCCAGGCTCTTGGAGCCCCCAACTAGCTCCAACCCTGCCTCCCTGGGCTAG